A single region of the Malus sylvestris chromosome 8, drMalSylv7.2, whole genome shotgun sequence genome encodes:
- the LOC126632188 gene encoding alcohol acyltransferase 9-like, with amino-acid sequence MLKSQEQLPDCYYPNQPILIHPNSPTPKHCIHLSNLDDQKFLRFSIKYLYLFKKSVNLETLKHALSNVLVGYYPLAGRLRSNADHDQKLEVDCNGEGAVFAEAFMDITAQDFLKLSSKPNRSWRKLLYRVEALSFLDIPPLVIQVTNLRCGGMIMCTAINHCLCDGIGTSQFLHAWAHITAKPDLDPPIQPIHCRHVLKSRSPPMATFRHPQFTLTSNNGHVDIMRLLQSQPLVPTSLTFTHSDILHLKRRCAPSLKCTTFETLASHTWRSWIRSLNLPPSLNIKLLFSMNIRKMLNPQIPQGYYGNGFVLACAETTVKDLVGANLRHGVKLVQQAKQDLNDEYVRSMVDLLEEKTLKTDLCASLVISQWAKLGLEDLDFGEGKPLHMGPLTSDVYCLFLPVVGDLDAVRVLVSVPESLVEKFEYYMTEFSCAEERNGDHRANGFHAEDPMEY; translated from the exons ATGTTAAAATCTCAAGAACAACTTCCAGATTGTTACTACCCAAATCAACCAATATTAATCCACCCAAACTCCCCCACCCCAAAGCATTGCATCCACCTCTCAAATCTCGACGACCAAAAGTTTCTCAGATTCTCAATCAAATATCTCTACCTTTTCAAGAAATCTGTCAACTTAGAAACCCTAAAACATGCCCTCTCTAACGTCCTCGTTGGCTACTACCCATTGGCTGGGAGGTTGAGAAGCAACGCTGACCATGACCAGAAGCTCGAGGTTGACTGCAATGGAGAAGGTGCTGTATTTGCCGAGGCTTTCATGGACATCACTGCTCAGGATTTTCTTAAACTTTCCAGCAAGCCAAACAGGTCTTGGAGGAAACTCTTGTACAGGGTGGAAGCTCTCAGTTTCTTGGATATTCCTCCTCTTGTTATTCAG GTTACAAATCTCCGTTGTGGTGGAATGATCATGTGTACAGCAATCAATCACTGTTTATGCGACGGCATTGGCACATCCCAGTTCTTACACGCGTGGGCCCACATAACAGCCAAGCCAGATCTCGATCCACCAATCCAACCGATCCACTGTCGCCACGTGTTAAAATCCCGGAGTCCTCCAATGGCAACCTTCCGTCATCCTCAATTTACCCTAACAAGCAACAATGGCCACGTGGACATAATGAGGCTGCTCCAATCGCAGCCGCTTGTCCCCACATCCTTAACCTTCACCCACTCCGACATCCTTCACCTCAAGAGACGATGCGCACCCTCGCTGAAGTGCACCACTTTCGAAACCCTGGCATCTCATACGTGGCGCTCCTGGATTAGATCATTGAATCTGCCACCGTCTCTGAACATCAAGCTCCTCTTCTCCATGAACATACGAAAAATGTTAAACCCTCAGATCCCACAGGGCTACTACGGCAACGGGTTCGTGCTAGCATGCGCCGAAACCACCGTGAAGGATCTTGTCGGCGCTAACTTGCGGCACGGTGTTAAGTTGGTTCAACAGGCCAAACAAGATCTAAATGATGAGTATGTAAGGTCGATGGTTGACTTATTGGAGGAGAAAACATTGAAGACGGATCTGTGCGCGAGTTTGGTTATATCGCAGTGGGCGAAGTTAGGGTTAGAGGATTTGGATTTCGGAGAAGGGAAGCCATTGCATATGGGGCCTCTAACGAGTGATGTTTACTGCTTGTTTTTACCTGTTGTTGGAGATTTGGATGCTGTGAGAGTTCTTGTGTCCGTGCCCGAAAGCTTGGTTGAGAAATTTGAATATTACATGACAGAATTTTCGTGTGCTGAAGAAAGAAATGGAGATCATCGTGCTAATGGATTCCATGCCGAAGATCCAATGGAATATTAG